The following nucleotide sequence is from Salvelinus sp. IW2-2015 linkage group LG26, ASM291031v2, whole genome shotgun sequence.
GTGGTCTCACAGTAGGACACACTGCAGGTCAACAGAACTTCACAGCTTGGACCTCAGAGCAGATATCACAGGGTACCTCTCCTGGCCTGGTGGGGATCGGAAATAACATTTATCAAATACATTGATCACAAGAACCTGCCCATTCAGTTAACACATAATGGCctgataatataacacatggtAACCTTCTATAACTCTATGCTATCATGAGATAATATAACACATGTAACCTACTCATCATAACTTCTGTGCATTTTTGTCTCACCTTCAGTCACAAAATAATTACGATTTTTTCTATTACGACATAGGCTCAAGAGTATGGAAAATATTACCCTTTGAAATGAAAAGGTGAGTCATGGATTGGTCACTTTTCATGATAAATAACCAAATGAAAACAGACTCTGCCATCTCTGGTGGGCCCTGCAAGTAGTACAAGACAGTCATGCAACAGTAAATAAACAATGAATAATGAGTCAGAACTTATCATTTTAGTTAAACTCATTTCTACAGACGTAAAATTATTTTGATCCTTTATCCATTATCAAATATATTGATGAAACAGATTTTTTCTCTGATGTTACTCTGCACTGCAACATTAGATGAAAAAGTAAACCATGTAATAACTGAAGAATAGATTTATACGTTGTTTTACTAAATATAAacagtgggtctaatcctgaatgctgattgttaCAACCAATTCCAGTCGGTGTCTATTCTACAAGTTAAAAAAACGGCTAAATCTatgtgatgttaaaatgcctatttactctgttccatctgactgcacaatccactgtctcatcagagcattcttttagactaacatttagttttctaCATCGGACAGTTTGTaaaccttgttgtctgtctccgacaatcgcaacattgtttcaaataTTGAAATTCATAtcctgctgtcccatagtaagAACAGTGAGGGTCAGATAGACAGTGTCAGAGGAATTTATAATTCCTTATGTGCTCAttgtggtagtgatgtgtggttctgtccctggacagtggtaagagatctggtaatgatgttgggtttgttccaatcctggtggctggttccagctaacagcagctgatgtggtgtccactgagtcaacagtcagctggtctggagcaggaGGTACTATGGGAAAATACATTATTATCAGTGTTACAGTTTAACTCCAGAAATATACTACAGGAGGAAAAGTAGAATAAGTCCAGGGATAAACATGTCTGTAACTTCTTTTGATGTGTGAAGAAATAAGTTAAAACAGAAGTCACAACAGAAGTTTATTTGTAATGTAACAGCATGTCTGTTCTGGTTACTGGTAAAGAGATGAGCTGTAACAAGGTGAGGTAGATCTCTTACTAGTGCAGATGGTTGTAGAGACAGGTTCACTCTCTTCCCCATTGTTCAGCACAGTAGAGACACTGATGGTGTACTGGGTCCCAGGTTGCAGGTTTGAGAATGTTATGTGGCAGTCTTTAGTATTCTCTGCATGGAGGTCTGTTCCTGGTCTACAGTAGGTTATGAGGAAGCGCTGTGGGACTTTCTCCATTCCTTCAGCCTTGGTCCAATGGAGAGTGAAGGATGTATCTTTCAAATGGTCTACCTTTACGTCTCTGGGTGGAACCACTGGAACATAAATCATGATGTTTTAAGAAGAGCTTCATCTTGACAGAGGAGTCCATAACAATATCTctcttacaaaacaacaaagtatGTCAGTAAAACATGACTAAAACCAAACTCTTTACCAGTATATACAGATGCAGAGACCCATCTGCTTTGTCTGCCATCTTCTCCCTCTGTGGACACACTGAACTGGTACTTTTCACCAGGTTTGAGACTGCTTATTTTAAGATGATACCCGCCTTTCACTCTTGATGAGCTTGTTTCCCCGTCACATTCCCAGGTGACCCTGAACTTGTGGGATCCTTTAACCCCCTGAGGAGAACTCCAGCTCAGAGACACAGAATATAATGTCAGCAACAGGACCTGAAAGTCACCAGGAGGGGGCAGCACTGGTGAAggaataatgagagagagaaacagactttattgaaaataaaattacaAACACAAAGTGTATTATTCATCCCAGCAGTTAAGGGACAACAATTGATATCTTACTAAATGTAACCTCTTAAATGTAGATTTCAATTAAATAATATAGTTTGTGTCAGTTTATTCTGTGTTTCCATACCTACCATCATCTGAGGACAGCATTGTGTGTTGGTCTCCATCAAAACTCTTAGGCTGCGAAAACCAAAGAAAGAGTCAATCCTTTCTGTGAAACATGTTATTTTGCTCTTGAACACTTATTTATCCAGCAAATACTGTACATCAGGCAATGAAGAGAATCAAAACAAACCAGGAACTACCTGTCTTCCAGCTTTCTTTATCTCATGGGAGATCATATCATGTCCTTTGTGGTTTGTCTCAGCACACTGACTGCAGATCAGCATCTGGTCTGTCCTGCAGAACACCTCCAGAGAACTNNNNNNNNNNNNNNNNNNNNNNNNNNNNNNNNNNNNNNNNNNNNNNNNNNNNNNNNNNNNNNNNNNNNNNNNNNNNNNNNNNNNNNNNNNNNNNNNNNNNNNNNNNNNNNNNNNNNNNNNNNNNNNNNNNNNNNNNNNNNNNNNNNNNNNNNNNNNNNNNNNNNNNNNNNNNNNNNNNNNNNNNNNNNNNNNNNNNNNNNNNNNNNNNNNNNNNNNNNNNNNNNNNNNNNNNNNNNNNNNNNNNNNNNNNNNNNNNNNNNNNNNNNNNNNNNNNNNNNNNNNNNNNNNNNNNNNNNNNNNNNNNNNNNNNNNNNNNNNNNNNNNNNNNNNNNNNNNNNNNNNNNNNNNNNNNNNNNNNNNNNNNNNNNNNNNNNNNNNNNNNNNNNNNNNNNNNNNNNNNNNNNNNNNNNNNNNNNNNNNNNNNNNNNNNNNNNNNNNNNNNNNNNNNNNNNNNNNNNNNNNNNNNNNNNNNNNNNNNNNNNNNNNNNNNNNNNNNNNNNNNNNNNNNNNNNNNNNNNNNNNNNNNNNNNNNNNNNNNNNNNNNNNNNNNNNNNNNNNNNNNNNNNNNNNNNNNNNNNNNNNNNNNNNNNNNNNNNNNNNNNNNNNNNNNNNNNNNNNNNNNNNNNNNNNNNNNNNNNNNNNNNNNNNNNNNNNNNNNNNNNNNNNNNNNNNNNNNNNNNNNNNNNNNNNNNNNNNNNNNNNNNNNNNNNNNNNNNNNNNNNNNNNNNNNNNNNNNNNNNNNNNNNNNNNNNNNNNNNNNNNNNNNNNNNNNNNNNNNNNNNNNNNNNNNNNNNNNNNNNNNNNNNNNNNNNNNNNNNNNNNNNNNNNNNNNNNNNNNNNNNNNNNNNNNNNNNNNNNNNNNNNNNNNNNNNNNNNNNNNNNNNNNNNNNNNNNNNNNNNNNNNNNNNNNNNNNNNNNNNNNNNNNNNNNNNNNNNNNNNNNNNNNNNNNNNNNNNNNNNNNNNNNNNNNNNNNNNNNNNNNNNNNNNNNNNNNNNNNNNNNNNNNNNNNNNNNNNNNNNNNNNNNNNNNNNNNNNNNNNNNNNNNNNNNNNNNNNNNNNNNNNNNNNNNNNNNNNNNNNNNNNNNNNNNNNNNNNNNNNNNNNNNNNNNNNNNNNNNNNNNNNNNNNNNNNNNNNNNNNNNNNNNNNNNNNNNNNNNNNNNNNNNNNNNNNNNNNNNNNNNaaaacttcttacctgggaatattgaagactcatgtttaaaggaacaaccatatgttctcatgttctgagcaaggaacttaaacacgAGTTTTTTTGGcccatattgcacttttactttgttctccaacactttgtttttgtattatttaaaccaaattgaacatattttattatttatttttggcaaaatttattttattgatatattatattaagttaaaataaaagtgttcattcagtattgttgtaattgtcattattacaaataaataaaatgtttttattttatttatttattttaaaatcgtccgattaatcgatatcggctttttttggtcctccaataattggtatcggtgttgaaaaatcataatcggtcgacctctagcttccacacaggtgaggttcctgagttaatgaagtcattaaaacatcccatcatgcttagggtcatgtataaaaatccctccaatagagttccagactaTTCTAGAATGTATGCCAAGgtgtattgaagctgttctggctcatggtggctCCTTGTTCAGATACTCTATGTTGTCAGATACCTGTATATTCCTTCACAGAGTTCCCACTTATACGGCCACTGAAGTTCTCCTGAATGTTTTGCCACGGTGAAGGAGACGTGCAATGTGCCAGGAAACGAGCACAATTGcacgtaaaaaaataaaataataatgttcgGGAAAAACACTGACGGTGCCGTCACCCATTGCAACAATAGTTCTGTTGATACTGTACCTGACCTAACTTTTCAGCATCCTCAGAACTGTACTGTACAAACCTGAGTAATGAAACAAGAAAACAGTAGCTTGTAATGGTAACCAAAGTTAAAATAAATGTGCAAGTTTAGCCCACTTTATATAAATAATTCTAGTCATTATGTAATTAGGTTATTTTGTTGTCTTTTAGGAAATTGTATTAGGCAGGTCATTCCTACAATGTTTTGTTGGACCTCACAACTTTTGGGGAGAAAGAATACtacaaaatatattattattttatcagAARAAAGACATATCTGACTCTCAGAAAAACACATTGGTCAAGCTCAGACAGTTCATTTTGTAGGTGTATTTTCCATCCTGTTAGGTGCATAATCCTAACAGGGTGGAAACTAACAGATTCGAAATGTGTTGCCTAAATTAGCCATAGTTTTGTGAGTGAGCAAGTTTGAGCTAGCAGAATGGTGGACACGTGAACAGGATTTTAACTTCTCTATCAAAcacatttaaacattttgttaattttctCTAATTTGGAATAACAGGGTAGACATGGATGAGTGGGACAACGACGAGTAACATGGACAAATAGATACAGATGTGTGATATTACATAGCTTAAGACCATTGTTTCCACACAAAAGAAATGATGACACTTCCTGAATGTGGTGTCATTGTAGGAAAGGGTTGTTTGATGGTTGATGAATAACCTGGGGACTGGTAAAAACACCTACATCCACTGAAGAAAAGTGTTCAAATTACAAAAGATTCCTTTCAAGATCCATTTGTTTGTGTTAAGGACACAAACTTTATATTTAAAGCCTTTTGGAATCCACATTTTAAACTAAATAAGAAGTGATATTTCCTGGGGACAGAAAATGGCTCAGGCTTAGGCTGGACACCAATCTGCCTGAACCTAGTCATGGCTAGATGGGATACAGTTATGTCTAATTGACGTCAAAAGTTGATTTTTTTGCAGTTaaggttaaccctaacccttttcctaacctgaaATCCCAACACCtactacgttaattatcctaacttgCTGCATAATTTCTCCTAAccaacctgctacaaaaagtcaaTCTCGAGCTGCGTTTGAATACCCATACcggctattcccaaactggggtacgggcaatgccgtcgggggtactccaaataaaaatgtgtttcacattttcaaactgtcCATTTAGATTttacaacggggctatacatttggggtGTGTTTTTCCCTCACCTGAGTAATTTATTTTGGGCAGTGAAACAAAgctaaaccatctagtgttcagagaaataacacaatgtcaaatacaggtagcctagtcaaataatgaacatccaatcacattaaccgttactctctcgcaggaattccactaatggtccgtatgtagccaaactaTTGTGAAGGACTtaaattcttcctgctgccgcggatatggctgggacaatgctgggggaaaaggccccaaaaaacCATACAGACAaagtcttcatcaaacaacactgtttcacgacgcatcagtgacatggcaggagattggggcggcagggtagcctagtggttagagcgttggctagtaaccgaaagattgcaagttcaaatcctgagctgacaaggtacaaatctgtcattctgcccctgaacaaggcagttaacccactgttcataggctgtcattgaaaataagaatttgttcttaatcgacttgcctagttaaataaaggttaaaaaaaaacatgtcaggagatgttttgaatcaATTACGTTTCGCATACAAGACAGCGAATTCTACactttacagctggatgagtcaaaagacgtggcgggcctggcacagctcctggtatatgtcctttACGTTtaggggggtcaattaaggaagacatcctcttcgcaaaccaggacaacaggagagaatatgtttaaagtactggacagctttgtgacatcaaatggactttggtgatcaagatgtgttggtatctgtactgatggtgcaaaagccatgccagggagacatagtggagtagtatcgcgcgcgtgcaagcagtttctcccgacgccacttgggtacactgcagcatccaccgagaggctcttgctgccaagggaatgcctgacagcttgaaagacattttggacactaaagtgaaaatggttaacttgttaaagcaaggcctgaactctcatgtattttctgcactatgcaatgatatgggcagcgaccatgtaacgctttacaATATacgaagtgcgctggttatcaaggggcaaagtattgacactttttttattgagacaagcttaaagttctctttacggaccatcattttcacttgtctgaccgcttgcatgatgatgagtttctcacacgactggcctatctggatgagttttttcctcgcctgaatgatctgaattgAGGATTACAGGGACCTctcgcaactatattcaatgtgcgggacagggacaaaattgaggctatgattaagaagtgtgaagctcttctctgtctgcattaacaaggacaacatacAGATTTTTTTGAATGCAAAtgactcaagcttacagacactgtcaaatgtgatatagagaAGCACATGAGCAAGGTTtctcaattacgcaggtactttcccgaaacggacgacacaaacaactggatttgttatctcTTTCAGGCCCTGCCTCcggtccacttaccgatatctgaacaagagagcctcatcaaaattgaacgaggttctgtgaaaattatatttaaatcagaagccactgtcagatttctggatagggctgcgcacagaatatcctgccttggcaaatcgtgctgttaagacacttatgccctttgcaaccaagtacctatgtgagagtgaaaactaaatacagattgtgtgtggaaaattatttaagacagactctctccaatacagcattgcagagttatgtgcatcctttcaagtacACCCTCTCAATAACCTGTGGTGAGCTGATCACATATcattgatgaacaaataaggttttatatgtaagatggctaaataaagagcaaaattattgattattattatttgatcccTGATCCTATGAGAGCTcattgtcacttcccacaagccgggttgtgacYAKAACTCACTCTTTcttgtgtttaataaatgtatcgtatagtgtgtgtgtggcaggcttacaatggcaaaaaacaacatttgagagtgtgctgaccctggtgcaagagggggtacgcagctggcggttgaatgtttgaaggggtaagggactataaaaagtttgggaaccactgccccatactaacatactgtataataattacttagggtgtgtttgtaaatttaatctggagtgccacaTTGCggtctgggcgttcgtaaattcagagcgttgtcagattgtcagccAACGTGTAACTTACTTCAAAAATCATTATATTGCTCAACAGtctcttaacatttgtcataattaataAAAGCAATGAATTTGCGcatttttcttcaaatctgatgGGTATTCGGACACTAAAAATGTAATAGAACCCAATAAGGCCTACAGGGCACTCAATGATATGACCGCATATCAAAGTTAGCAAGAAATACACTAACACTATTGCCTATTGTTTATTTCAACATAAGCATGTATTATTTTAAGATATATTATTATATCAGGTTAATAGAATACATGTATCTCAGCGTCAGATCGCGTGTAAAAGAGAACACCTTTTGTACTTTGTGCGCACTCCGCCATAGTGGGCCTAGTTGGGTGTTAATGTTTTTACCTGCCGTTTAATAAAAGGAAGTTGAAAATCGGGCTATTATCTTTACGTTTCGTTGGGATAAATAAGAATTGACTCCTAAAGAATCTTACACCTGACTTATATAATACAAATATCATTAACCTACCATTTCTCCCGCTGTCGAGAAACCTCGGGTGGAGCTACATAAAATAGTTGTAAAATGTACTTTCTTCTTCTTTGTTAGAATGGCATTCGCAACAATTATATGTGGAttctgccacctactgtacaggtGGATAATAAGGATTTTTTTAACaggtccctacacaggctcagaagGGTCATGTGATTGCGGGACATTTCCCGGCAACAGTAGTCCTTGCAGTYCTTCTGCTGTTAAGTCTTGGAGGCCCAAAAACGTCTCGGCTGCAGATATAATGATGTCCAGATTATTGGACACTTGTGCAGTACATTTAATWARAGTGGCTATAAATTCTACAAAATCCACCTTTTTCACAATAAGTGTATCCAGATCACTTGATTCATGTATAACATTTGCAACTGGTTGTGGTGCATCAGGTGCCATATCTTCTTCAGAACTGTTCTTCACCGCCTCCACATAGATTTGCTTGACACTTCAATCTTTCACCCTATCAGGGCACTCAGGGAATTCGGAAATATGATCCCCaccacagttgcaacattttACATTCAGACTCTTCAATAACAGATTCCTTCCAGCGGCGTGAATGAACTACTCCTGGATTTGTTCTGCCTAAAATATTGATTATCAATGTCCTACAGGACGCTTTCAGCTTCAAAGACACTTCTGCTTCCGCCATCTCACCGTTCTACCACACCCCACAGCTGAACACTCCCCCCGTAAAAAAACGGTTCTACGTTTTCTAAGAGACAGAGTATGTAGTTCTGATAATTCAAATTTTCTGGCGTCAAATATTGATAGTGTCAAATATTGATAGTGTCTAATTAATTAAAAACATCTAGAAATAACACAACTGATAAATCTTGGCATACGCCGRAaactttattttaaatatttattctaCATTCAAATATTTGATGAAGTTGAAATGTCTTCAACTCGTGGTAAAATGCTGTtaacatacaaacaaacatagACCAGAAAACATGCAGTATTCTTATTATCTTTATATAATTCCTGTCACAGTTGTAATCACMCCTTTGTTKCTCCAGGTAGAAGCAGAGGTCTTTGTGGAGCTGATMGTCCTAAAACGTTGTCAGAAAGCAGACATGACAAGAGCGAAGAACCTCAGGGATGATTTCAAAGTGGTACAGAGACCCAATATTCATTATGATATGATATGAAGAGATTGGTCACAGAGATTAAATGCCATAATTTattttctctcaacctgctctctctctctctctctctctctctctctttttctttccattTCCTCTCTATGTGTTCATACTTATTGTAGTTTATTTGGGAACAATCACCACAATTAGAAATAATGTTCATTcaatgatttgtatttatttattgtgttcatttatttttctgtaaacaattat
It contains:
- the LOC139023086 gene encoding receptor-type tyrosine-protein phosphatase H-like encodes the protein MLICSQCAETNHKGHDMISHEIKKAGRQPKSFDGDQHTMLSSDDVLPPPGDFQVLLLTLYSVSLSWSSPQGVKGSHKFRVTWECDGETSSSRVKGGYHLKISSLKPGEKYQFSVSTEGEDGRQSRWVSASVYTVVPPRDVKVDHLKDTSFTLHWTKAEGMEKVPQRFLITYCRPGTDLHAENTKDCHITFSNLQPGTQYTISVSTVLNNGEESEPVSTTICTIPPAPDQLTVDSVDTTSAAVSWNQPPGLEQTQHHYQISYHCPGTEPHITTTMST